A single window of Onychostoma macrolepis isolate SWU-2019 chromosome 16, ASM1243209v1, whole genome shotgun sequence DNA harbors:
- the LOC131522288 gene encoding E3 ubiquitin-protein ligase NHLRC1-like, which yields MSETAVPSCMRAEDVLTEIQSNLLECKVCFEMFSLQKRDQTAHNLPCGHVLCLKCVCALSHPAQKKLECPFCRKLWDVGSTSECRALADLQELLLCESRPKSSFDHQEWMESMGWGTLHLHSAFGGWGTMVNPTGMAVDETSGQILVVHDAEKRVVVFDAQGTLLNVFGRPSEVCYPLDVALTKTGHVLVTDAGDQSLKVFTSKGHSSTTVQGFRLPWGVDVDNRGRVLVTDAQLGTLNQIVMDFSHGVVLANRVVLKELMHPRSVASCRASGNIAIVERLRSSFTLRIFNSDFVPLTQVDGFGLHLKSALSLVISAVAFDRNGYVIVGDVQNGMVWSLGNPQKNPALTPLVSGLMRPAALAATALNMLVVLDSGDHAVKFYTVDAEDLYCDQK from the coding sequence ATGTCCGAGACAGCCGTCCCATCATGTATGAGAGCCGAAGACGTCCTGACAGAGATCCAGTCAAACCTGCTGGAGTGCAAAGTGTGTTTTGAGATGTTCTCCCTGCAGAAGCGTGACCAAACGGCACATAATCTTCCCTGCGGCCACGTGCTCTGTCTCAAATGCGTCTGTGCCTTGTCTCACCCCGCCCAGAAGAAACTGGAGTGTCCTTTTTGTAGGAAACTGTGGGACGTTGGCAGCACCTCGGAATGCCGTGCGCTTGCAGATCTCCAAGAGCTTCTTCTGTGTGAATCTCGTCCTAAATCATCCTTTGATCATCAAGAATGGATGGAAAGCATGGGTTGGGGGACATTGCATCTCCATTCGGCCTTTGGAGGATGGGGAACGATGGTCAACCCTACTGGAATGGCTGTGGACGAAACATCAGGACAGATCCTAGTGGTGCACGATGCTGAGAAACGAGTCGTTGTTTTTGATGCACAAGGAACTCTTTTAAACGTCTTTGGGCGGCCATCCGAAGTCTGTTATCCACTAGATGTTGCGCTGACCAAAACCGGACACGTTTTGGTCACAGATGCTGGTGACCAGTCACTCAAAGTCTTCACGTCCAAAGGCCATTCTTCGACGACCGTTCAAGGTTTTCGACTGCCGTGGGGTGTAGATGTGGACAACCGTGGACGAGTTTTAGTGACCGACGCTCAGTTGGGAACCCTAAACCAAATCGTAATGGACTTTTCTCATGGCGTGGTTTTAGCTAACCGAGTTGTTTTGAAAGAACTGATGCATCCGCGTTCGGTTGCTTCTTGCAGAGCTTCGGGAAACATCGCAATCGTGGAGCGACTTCGGAGCAGCTTCACGCTGAGGATATTCAATAGTGACTTCGTTCCTTTGACGCAGGTGGACGGTTTCGGTCTTCATTTGAAGAGTGCTTTGAGTTTGGTTATATCTGCGGTGGCTTTTGATAGAAATGGATACGTGATTGTTGGGGATGTGCAGAATGGCATGGTTTGGAGTTTGGGAAATCCACAGAAAAACCCTGCGCTGACTCCGCTTGTGAGCGGCCTGATGCGTCCAGCTGCGTTGGCTGCGACGGCGTTGAACATGCTTGTTGTCTTGGACAGTGGTGATCATGCGGTCAAGTTCTACACTGTGGATGCTGAAGACTTGTATTGTGATCAAAAATGA